In the genome of Ctenopharyngodon idella isolate HZGC_01 chromosome 19, HZGC01, whole genome shotgun sequence, one region contains:
- the LOC127501250 gene encoding XK-related protein 8-like has protein sequence MEESFPFHYYLLEYLFTLMGLLLFLLDIALDIWTVVSFYQNGDYVYMAVMIFLLLGSSVLLQVFSWLWYSDCLDKLETKVETSAKKLIKPFHFLQLGVYLRYAGVIEISTKHFRQKTNSFTEGMAVYLNHDLQMLRLFEAFSESTPQLILMMSVILQREELELTTGLKILTSAAAIASTVAMYHRSMRAFLQEKRKMSWISTGVYFLWNLLLIIPRVTALALFSGVLPWYIIAHFLSLWMLLVLGAWSQKTNLMEHSGWEWLYRATVGLIWYFSWFNISTGSIKLKTVLYYSVMGLDTTMLLGFWCWKVFTYSGRWSSLNPYIVTPILLGLYVSGIILKIIYYRWFHPNCDEQKLAIPSEQENNRQPAAYYDLETDSLEASPKARAAVPAQPVTGILKRGRTMAANFYY, from the exons ATGGAGGAGAGCTTCCCTTTTCATTACTATTTATTGGAATACCTGTTTACTTTGATGGGATTGTTACTTTTTCTGCTGGATATAGCGCTGGACATTTGGACTGTTGTGTCATTTTATCAGAATGGGGACTATGTGTATATGGCGGTAATGATCTTTCTGCTGCTGGGCTCTTCAGTATTGTTACAGGTGTTCAGCTGGCTCTGGTACTCTGATTGCCTGGATAAGCTTGAGACTAAGGTGGAGACATCTGCAAAAAAACTGATCAAACCATTTCACTTCCTTCAGCTTGGTGTCTACCTCAG GTATGCTGGGGTGATAGAGATTTCGACAAAGCATTTTCGTCAAAAAACTAATAGTTTCACAGAGGGTATGGCTGTGTACTTGAACCATGACCTTCAGATGCTTCGTCTATTTGAGGCGTTTTCTGAAAGTACCCCACAACTCATACTTATGATGTCTGTAATCTTACAGAGAGAAGAGCTGGAGCTTACCACAG GTTTAAAAATCCTCACATCAGCTGCTGCAATAGCCAGTACTGTAGCTATGTACCACCGCAGCATGCGTGCCTTTCTTCAAGAAAAACGCAAGATGAGCTGGATCTCTACTGGTGTCTACTTCCTGTGGAACTTGTTGCTGATCATTCCCCGTGTAACCGCTCTGGCACTCTTTTCCGGTGTATTGCCATGGTACATCATAGCTCACTTCCTGTCTTTGTGGATGCTGCTGGTTTTAGGGGCCTGGAGCCAGAAAACAAATCTCATGGAACATTCTGGTTGGGAATGGCTCTACAGAGCTACTGTTGGACTCATCTGGTACTTCAGCTGGTTTAACATATCAACTGGAAGCATAAAATTAAAGACTGTTCTCTATTATAGTGTCATGGGGTTGGACACAACAATGCTGCTGGGCTTCTGGTGCTGGAAGGTGTTTACGTATTCAGGCCGTTGGAGCTCCTTAAATCCTTACATTGTGACCCCGATATTACTAGGTTTGTACGTTTCTGGAATTATattgaaaattatatattacagaTGGTTTCATCCTAATTGTGATGAACAGAAATTAGCTATACCCAGTGAACAAGAGAATAATAGACAACCTGCAGCATATTATGACCTGGAGACAGACTCATTGGAAGCTTCACCTAAAGCTAGAGCTGCAGTTCCTGCTCAACCTGTCACTGGAATTCTCAAGAGGGGGAGGACCATGGCTGCTAATTTCTACTACtag
- the LOC127501036 gene encoding XK-related protein 8-like, with the protein MNSIMKKSFPFHYSLLEYLFTLTGFFFFLLDVALDIWTVVSFYQNGDYVYMAVMIFLLLGSSVLLQVFSWLWYSDCPDKLETKVETFANKHKLIKPLHFLQLGVFLRYAGVIEISTTLFFQQRRSTEGVALYLNLDLQMLRMFEAFSESAPQLILMMSRILQRGGLELITGLKILTSAVAIVFTIAFPIRTFVRAFLQEKFEMSWISTGVYFLCNLLLIIPRVTALALFCSVLPWYLIAHFLSLWMLLVLGVWSQKTDYMKSPGWEWLFRATIGLIWYFSWFKVSTGSIKLKNALYYGVMVLDTLMLLGFWCWKVFEYSGCWSSLNPYIVTPILLGLYVSGILLKIIYYRWLHPNLDEQKIHKTSEQQNIKQASAFYNMDSDFLESSSEDTAAAPTQPVTGVLKRERAITADFSF; encoded by the exons ATGAACTCAATCATGAAGAAGAGCTTCCCTTTTCATTACTCTTTATTGGAATACCTGTTTACTttgacaggatttttttttttcctgttggaTGTAGCACTGGACATTTGGACTGTTGTGTCATTTTATCAGAATGGGGACTATGTGTATATGGCGGTGATGATCTTTCTGCTGCTGGGCTCTTCAGTATTGTTACAGGTGTTCAGCTGGCTCTGGTACTCTGATTGCCCGGATAAGCTTGAGACTAAGGTGGAGACATTTGCAAACAAGCATAAACTGATCAAACCACTCCACTTCCTTCAGCTTGGAGTCTTCCTCAG GTATGCTGGGGTGATAGAGATTTccacaacacttttttttcaacaaaGAAGAAGCACAGAGGGTGTTGCTCTGTACCTGAACCTGGACCTTCAGATGCTTCGTATGTTTGAGGCATTTTCTGAAAGTGCCCCACAACTCATACTTATGATGTCTAGAATCTTACAGAGAGGAGGGCTGGAGCTTATTACAG GTTTGAAAATCCTCACATCAGCTGTTGCAATAGTCTTTACCATAGCTTTTCCCATACGTACATTTGTGCGTGCCTTTCTGCAAGAAAAATTTGAGATGAGCTGGATCTCCACTGGTGTCTACTTCCTGTGCAACTTGTTGCTGATCATTCCCCGTGTAACCGCTCTGGCACTCTTTTGTAGTGTATTGCCATGGTACCTCATAGCTCACTTCCTGTCTTTGTGGATGCTGCTGGTTTTAGGGGTCTGGAGCCAGAAAACAGATTACATGAAAAGTCCTGGTTGGGAATGGCTCTTCAGAGCGACTATTGGACTCATTTGGtacttcagctggtttaaagtATCAACAGGAAGCATAAAATTAAAGAATGCTCTCTATTATGGTGTCATGGTGTTGGACACATTGATGCTGCTGGGCTTCTGGTGCTGGAAGGTGTTTGAATATTCAGGCTGTTGGAGCTCCTTAAATCCTTACATTGTGACCCCGATATTACTAGGTTTGTACGTTTCTGGAATTCTATTGAAAATTATATACTACAGATGGTTACATCCTAACTTAGATGAacagaaaatacataaaaccAGTGAACAACAGAATATCAAACAAGCTTCAGCATTTTATAACATGGACTCAGACTTCCTGGAATCTTCATCTGAAGATACAGCTGCAGCTCCCACTCAGCCTGTCACTGGTGTTCTCAAGAGGGAGAGAGCCATAACTGCTGATTTCTCCTTCTAG
- the eya3 gene encoding eyes absent homolog 3 isoform X2 yields MDESQEVPELPTKKARHDPEVSQDGDSRVIANDSSDSPNRDESTAQPEVNSYPPSSVAHLHLMPGGPEQSNQETISRSQGCVTENAYTHNAVTCKDLTTTTATEYTSQIYQGTNTAVTAYASQVAFPSLGQSTVYSGFPQSGQTYGLPPFGSMWPGLKTESRLPEAPSVGQTGFLSFSSAYTSTQPNQIHYSYPSQGSCFTTSSVYTNIPPGTAVTTATGTHQEFSNYNSLGQSQFSQYYAPPPSYLSAGLPSNDRDGAGVVAPGYPAIKTEGSASANLPNTTDASPGVTLPTGVALPAGMALPTGAQDQDEPNRKNPPSKAKGKAKKPDGSQSTDNDLERIFLWDLDETIIIFHSLLTGSFAQKFGKDPATVLNLGLQMEELIFELADTHLFFNDLEECDQVHVDDVASDDNGQDLSNYNFSSDGFSGPSAGGGPGSTAAVQGGVEWMRKLAFRYRRLKEIYNGFQGNVGGLLSPMKRDLLLRLRSEIETVTDAWRSTALKSLLLIQSRGRCMNILVTTTQLVPALAKVLLYGLGDVFPIENIYSATKIGKESCFERIIARFGKKVTYVVIGDGRDEEFAAKQHNMPFWRISSHGDLISLHQALELDFL; encoded by the exons ATGGACGAGTCGCAAGAGGTGCCCGAGCTACCT aCAAAGAAAGCTCGGCATGATCCAGAAGTGAGTCAGGATGGTGATTCACG TGTGATTGCTAATGACAGCAGTGACTCCCCTAACCGGGACGAATCAACAGCACAGCCTGAAGTCAATTCATATCCACCATCATCTGTCGCTCACTTGCACTTAA TGCCTGGGGGTCCAGAACAGTCAAATCAAGAGACGATATCAAGATCTCAGGGCTGTGTCACAGAAAATGCATATACTCACAATG cagtGACATGCAAAGACCTCACCACAACCACAGCCACTGAATATACCTCACAGATCTACCAAGGAACCAA CACGGCTGTCACTGCATATGCCAGTCAAGTGGCTTTCCCCTCCCTGGGCCAGTCGACCGTATACAGCGGCTTTCCTCAGTCCGGCCAGACGTACGGACTGCCACCATTTG GGTCCATGTGGCCGGGCTTAAAGACAGAGTCGCGGCTGCCCGAAGCGCCCTCTGTTGGCCAGACGGGGTTTCTCAGCTTCAGCTCAGCCTATACCTCAACCCAACCCAACCAGATCCACTACTCCTACCCCAGCCAAG GTTCCTGTTTCACTACATCCAGCGTGTACACTAATATCCCCCCAGGAACTGCTGTGACCACAGCCACTGGCACACATCAG gagTTTTCAAATTACAACTCTCTTGGCCAGAGTCAGTTCTCCCAGTACTACGCTCCTCCTCCCAGTTACCTGTCCGCTGGGCTGCCCAGCAATGATAGAGATGGAGCAGGTGTAGTGGCACCTGGATATCCAGCCATTAAGACAGAAGGTAGTGCCTCTGCAAACCTGCCCAACACAACAG ATGCATCCCCAGGTGTGACGCTTCCAACTGGTGTGGCTTTGCCTGCTGGGATGGCCCTTCCCACAGGAGCACAAGACCAGGATGAGCCCAACCGCAAAAACCCTCCTAGCAAAGCTAAAGGCAAAGCTAAGAAACCAGATGGTTCCCAGTCCACAGACAATGACCTTGAG CGTATCTTCTTGTGGGATCTGGATGAAACCATTATCATTTTCCACTCTCTTCTTACTGGTTCATTTGCACAGAAGTTTGGCAAG GACCCAGCAACAGTTCTCAATCTGGGTCTTCAGATGGAGGAGTTGATCTTTGAGCTTGCAGACACACATCTCTTCTTCAATGACCTGGAG GAATGTGATCAAGTCCATGTTGATGATGTTGCCTCAGACGACAATGGGCAGGATTTGAG CAACTACAACTTCTCTAGCGATGGCTTTAGCGGGCCTAGTGCAGGTGGTGGTCCGGGTTCCACCGCAGCGGTACAGGGAGGAGTAGAGTGGATGCGTAAGCTGGCTTTCAGATATCGCCGTCTCAAAGAGATCTACAACGGATTCCAAGGGAATGTGGGAG GTCTGCTGAGCCCAATGAAGAGAGACCTACTGCTCAGGCTGCGCTCAGAGATCGAGACTGTTACAGATGCCTGGCGGAGCACTGCCCTCAAATCTCTCTTGCTCATTCAGTCAAG GGGCAGATGTATGAATATTCTGGTCACCACCACTCAGCTGGTTCCTGCTTTAGCTAAAGTGCTTCTCTATGGCCTGGGTGACGTCTTTCCTATCGAGAACATCTACAGTGCCACTAAAATAG GAAAAGAGAGCTGCTTTGAACGCATCATCGCTCGCTTTGGGAAGAAAGTGACCTATGTTGTTATAGGGGACGGCCGTGATGAAGAATTTGCAGCAAAGCAG CACAACATGCCATTTTGGCGAATCTCTTCTCATGGAGACCTGATTTCCCTTCACCAAGCTCTGGAACTGGActtcttatag
- the eya3 gene encoding eyes absent homolog 3 isoform X3: MDESQEVPELPTKKARHDPEVSQDGDSRVIANDSSDSPNRDESTAQPEVNSYPPSSVAHLHLTVPGGPEQSNQETISRSQGCVTENAYTHNAVTCKDLTTTTATEYTSQIYQGTNTAVTAYASQVAFPSLGQSTVYSGFPQSGQTYGLPPFGSCFTTSSVYTNIPPGTAVTTATGTHQEFSNYNSLGQSQFSQYYAPPPSYLSAGLPSNDRDGAGVVAPGYPAIKTEGSASANLPNTTDASPGVTLPTGVALPAGMALPTGAQDQDEPNRKNPPSKAKGKAKKPDGSQSTDNDLERIFLWDLDETIIIFHSLLTGSFAQKFGKDPATVLNLGLQMEELIFELADTHLFFNDLEECDQVHVDDVASDDNGQDLSNYNFSSDGFSGPSAGGGPGSTAAVQGGVEWMRKLAFRYRRLKEIYNGFQGNVGGLLSPMKRDLLLRLRSEIETVTDAWRSTALKSLLLIQSRGRCMNILVTTTQLVPALAKVLLYGLGDVFPIENIYSATKIGKESCFERIIARFGKKVTYVVIGDGRDEEFAAKQHNMPFWRISSHGDLISLHQALELDFL, translated from the exons ATGGACGAGTCGCAAGAGGTGCCCGAGCTACCT aCAAAGAAAGCTCGGCATGATCCAGAAGTGAGTCAGGATGGTGATTCACG TGTGATTGCTAATGACAGCAGTGACTCCCCTAACCGGGACGAATCAACAGCACAGCCTGAAGTCAATTCATATCCACCATCATCTGTCGCTCACTTGCACTTAA CAGTGCCTGGGGGTCCAGAACAGTCAAATCAAGAGACGATATCAAGATCTCAGGGCTGTGTCACAGAAAATGCATATACTCACAATG cagtGACATGCAAAGACCTCACCACAACCACAGCCACTGAATATACCTCACAGATCTACCAAGGAACCAA CACGGCTGTCACTGCATATGCCAGTCAAGTGGCTTTCCCCTCCCTGGGCCAGTCGACCGTATACAGCGGCTTTCCTCAGTCCGGCCAGACGTACGGACTGCCACCATTTG GTTCCTGTTTCACTACATCCAGCGTGTACACTAATATCCCCCCAGGAACTGCTGTGACCACAGCCACTGGCACACATCAG gagTTTTCAAATTACAACTCTCTTGGCCAGAGTCAGTTCTCCCAGTACTACGCTCCTCCTCCCAGTTACCTGTCCGCTGGGCTGCCCAGCAATGATAGAGATGGAGCAGGTGTAGTGGCACCTGGATATCCAGCCATTAAGACAGAAGGTAGTGCCTCTGCAAACCTGCCCAACACAACAG ATGCATCCCCAGGTGTGACGCTTCCAACTGGTGTGGCTTTGCCTGCTGGGATGGCCCTTCCCACAGGAGCACAAGACCAGGATGAGCCCAACCGCAAAAACCCTCCTAGCAAAGCTAAAGGCAAAGCTAAGAAACCAGATGGTTCCCAGTCCACAGACAATGACCTTGAG CGTATCTTCTTGTGGGATCTGGATGAAACCATTATCATTTTCCACTCTCTTCTTACTGGTTCATTTGCACAGAAGTTTGGCAAG GACCCAGCAACAGTTCTCAATCTGGGTCTTCAGATGGAGGAGTTGATCTTTGAGCTTGCAGACACACATCTCTTCTTCAATGACCTGGAG GAATGTGATCAAGTCCATGTTGATGATGTTGCCTCAGACGACAATGGGCAGGATTTGAG CAACTACAACTTCTCTAGCGATGGCTTTAGCGGGCCTAGTGCAGGTGGTGGTCCGGGTTCCACCGCAGCGGTACAGGGAGGAGTAGAGTGGATGCGTAAGCTGGCTTTCAGATATCGCCGTCTCAAAGAGATCTACAACGGATTCCAAGGGAATGTGGGAG GTCTGCTGAGCCCAATGAAGAGAGACCTACTGCTCAGGCTGCGCTCAGAGATCGAGACTGTTACAGATGCCTGGCGGAGCACTGCCCTCAAATCTCTCTTGCTCATTCAGTCAAG GGGCAGATGTATGAATATTCTGGTCACCACCACTCAGCTGGTTCCTGCTTTAGCTAAAGTGCTTCTCTATGGCCTGGGTGACGTCTTTCCTATCGAGAACATCTACAGTGCCACTAAAATAG GAAAAGAGAGCTGCTTTGAACGCATCATCGCTCGCTTTGGGAAGAAAGTGACCTATGTTGTTATAGGGGACGGCCGTGATGAAGAATTTGCAGCAAAGCAG CACAACATGCCATTTTGGCGAATCTCTTCTCATGGAGACCTGATTTCCCTTCACCAAGCTCTGGAACTGGActtcttatag
- the eya3 gene encoding eyes absent homolog 3 isoform X1, giving the protein MDESQEVPELPTKKARHDPEVSQDGDSRVIANDSSDSPNRDESTAQPEVNSYPPSSVAHLHLTVPGGPEQSNQETISRSQGCVTENAYTHNAVTCKDLTTTTATEYTSQIYQGTNTAVTAYASQVAFPSLGQSTVYSGFPQSGQTYGLPPFGSMWPGLKTESRLPEAPSVGQTGFLSFSSAYTSTQPNQIHYSYPSQGSCFTTSSVYTNIPPGTAVTTATGTHQEFSNYNSLGQSQFSQYYAPPPSYLSAGLPSNDRDGAGVVAPGYPAIKTEGSASANLPNTTDASPGVTLPTGVALPAGMALPTGAQDQDEPNRKNPPSKAKGKAKKPDGSQSTDNDLERIFLWDLDETIIIFHSLLTGSFAQKFGKDPATVLNLGLQMEELIFELADTHLFFNDLEECDQVHVDDVASDDNGQDLSNYNFSSDGFSGPSAGGGPGSTAAVQGGVEWMRKLAFRYRRLKEIYNGFQGNVGGLLSPMKRDLLLRLRSEIETVTDAWRSTALKSLLLIQSRGRCMNILVTTTQLVPALAKVLLYGLGDVFPIENIYSATKIGKESCFERIIARFGKKVTYVVIGDGRDEEFAAKQHNMPFWRISSHGDLISLHQALELDFL; this is encoded by the exons ATGGACGAGTCGCAAGAGGTGCCCGAGCTACCT aCAAAGAAAGCTCGGCATGATCCAGAAGTGAGTCAGGATGGTGATTCACG TGTGATTGCTAATGACAGCAGTGACTCCCCTAACCGGGACGAATCAACAGCACAGCCTGAAGTCAATTCATATCCACCATCATCTGTCGCTCACTTGCACTTAA CAGTGCCTGGGGGTCCAGAACAGTCAAATCAAGAGACGATATCAAGATCTCAGGGCTGTGTCACAGAAAATGCATATACTCACAATG cagtGACATGCAAAGACCTCACCACAACCACAGCCACTGAATATACCTCACAGATCTACCAAGGAACCAA CACGGCTGTCACTGCATATGCCAGTCAAGTGGCTTTCCCCTCCCTGGGCCAGTCGACCGTATACAGCGGCTTTCCTCAGTCCGGCCAGACGTACGGACTGCCACCATTTG GGTCCATGTGGCCGGGCTTAAAGACAGAGTCGCGGCTGCCCGAAGCGCCCTCTGTTGGCCAGACGGGGTTTCTCAGCTTCAGCTCAGCCTATACCTCAACCCAACCCAACCAGATCCACTACTCCTACCCCAGCCAAG GTTCCTGTTTCACTACATCCAGCGTGTACACTAATATCCCCCCAGGAACTGCTGTGACCACAGCCACTGGCACACATCAG gagTTTTCAAATTACAACTCTCTTGGCCAGAGTCAGTTCTCCCAGTACTACGCTCCTCCTCCCAGTTACCTGTCCGCTGGGCTGCCCAGCAATGATAGAGATGGAGCAGGTGTAGTGGCACCTGGATATCCAGCCATTAAGACAGAAGGTAGTGCCTCTGCAAACCTGCCCAACACAACAG ATGCATCCCCAGGTGTGACGCTTCCAACTGGTGTGGCTTTGCCTGCTGGGATGGCCCTTCCCACAGGAGCACAAGACCAGGATGAGCCCAACCGCAAAAACCCTCCTAGCAAAGCTAAAGGCAAAGCTAAGAAACCAGATGGTTCCCAGTCCACAGACAATGACCTTGAG CGTATCTTCTTGTGGGATCTGGATGAAACCATTATCATTTTCCACTCTCTTCTTACTGGTTCATTTGCACAGAAGTTTGGCAAG GACCCAGCAACAGTTCTCAATCTGGGTCTTCAGATGGAGGAGTTGATCTTTGAGCTTGCAGACACACATCTCTTCTTCAATGACCTGGAG GAATGTGATCAAGTCCATGTTGATGATGTTGCCTCAGACGACAATGGGCAGGATTTGAG CAACTACAACTTCTCTAGCGATGGCTTTAGCGGGCCTAGTGCAGGTGGTGGTCCGGGTTCCACCGCAGCGGTACAGGGAGGAGTAGAGTGGATGCGTAAGCTGGCTTTCAGATATCGCCGTCTCAAAGAGATCTACAACGGATTCCAAGGGAATGTGGGAG GTCTGCTGAGCCCAATGAAGAGAGACCTACTGCTCAGGCTGCGCTCAGAGATCGAGACTGTTACAGATGCCTGGCGGAGCACTGCCCTCAAATCTCTCTTGCTCATTCAGTCAAG GGGCAGATGTATGAATATTCTGGTCACCACCACTCAGCTGGTTCCTGCTTTAGCTAAAGTGCTTCTCTATGGCCTGGGTGACGTCTTTCCTATCGAGAACATCTACAGTGCCACTAAAATAG GAAAAGAGAGCTGCTTTGAACGCATCATCGCTCGCTTTGGGAAGAAAGTGACCTATGTTGTTATAGGGGACGGCCGTGATGAAGAATTTGCAGCAAAGCAG CACAACATGCCATTTTGGCGAATCTCTTCTCATGGAGACCTGATTTCCCTTCACCAAGCTCTGGAACTGGActtcttatag
- the eya3 gene encoding eyes absent homolog 3 isoform X4, producing MWPGLKTESRLPEAPSVGQTGFLSFSSAYTSTQPNQIHYSYPSQGSCFTTSSVYTNIPPGTAVTTATGTHQEFSNYNSLGQSQFSQYYAPPPSYLSAGLPSNDRDGAGVVAPGYPAIKTEGSASANLPNTTDASPGVTLPTGVALPAGMALPTGAQDQDEPNRKNPPSKAKGKAKKPDGSQSTDNDLERIFLWDLDETIIIFHSLLTGSFAQKFGKDPATVLNLGLQMEELIFELADTHLFFNDLEECDQVHVDDVASDDNGQDLSNYNFSSDGFSGPSAGGGPGSTAAVQGGVEWMRKLAFRYRRLKEIYNGFQGNVGGLLSPMKRDLLLRLRSEIETVTDAWRSTALKSLLLIQSRGRCMNILVTTTQLVPALAKVLLYGLGDVFPIENIYSATKIGKESCFERIIARFGKKVTYVVIGDGRDEEFAAKQHNMPFWRISSHGDLISLHQALELDFL from the exons ATGTGGCCGGGCTTAAAGACAGAGTCGCGGCTGCCCGAAGCGCCCTCTGTTGGCCAGACGGGGTTTCTCAGCTTCAGCTCAGCCTATACCTCAACCCAACCCAACCAGATCCACTACTCCTACCCCAGCCAAG GTTCCTGTTTCACTACATCCAGCGTGTACACTAATATCCCCCCAGGAACTGCTGTGACCACAGCCACTGGCACACATCAG gagTTTTCAAATTACAACTCTCTTGGCCAGAGTCAGTTCTCCCAGTACTACGCTCCTCCTCCCAGTTACCTGTCCGCTGGGCTGCCCAGCAATGATAGAGATGGAGCAGGTGTAGTGGCACCTGGATATCCAGCCATTAAGACAGAAGGTAGTGCCTCTGCAAACCTGCCCAACACAACAG ATGCATCCCCAGGTGTGACGCTTCCAACTGGTGTGGCTTTGCCTGCTGGGATGGCCCTTCCCACAGGAGCACAAGACCAGGATGAGCCCAACCGCAAAAACCCTCCTAGCAAAGCTAAAGGCAAAGCTAAGAAACCAGATGGTTCCCAGTCCACAGACAATGACCTTGAG CGTATCTTCTTGTGGGATCTGGATGAAACCATTATCATTTTCCACTCTCTTCTTACTGGTTCATTTGCACAGAAGTTTGGCAAG GACCCAGCAACAGTTCTCAATCTGGGTCTTCAGATGGAGGAGTTGATCTTTGAGCTTGCAGACACACATCTCTTCTTCAATGACCTGGAG GAATGTGATCAAGTCCATGTTGATGATGTTGCCTCAGACGACAATGGGCAGGATTTGAG CAACTACAACTTCTCTAGCGATGGCTTTAGCGGGCCTAGTGCAGGTGGTGGTCCGGGTTCCACCGCAGCGGTACAGGGAGGAGTAGAGTGGATGCGTAAGCTGGCTTTCAGATATCGCCGTCTCAAAGAGATCTACAACGGATTCCAAGGGAATGTGGGAG GTCTGCTGAGCCCAATGAAGAGAGACCTACTGCTCAGGCTGCGCTCAGAGATCGAGACTGTTACAGATGCCTGGCGGAGCACTGCCCTCAAATCTCTCTTGCTCATTCAGTCAAG GGGCAGATGTATGAATATTCTGGTCACCACCACTCAGCTGGTTCCTGCTTTAGCTAAAGTGCTTCTCTATGGCCTGGGTGACGTCTTTCCTATCGAGAACATCTACAGTGCCACTAAAATAG GAAAAGAGAGCTGCTTTGAACGCATCATCGCTCGCTTTGGGAAGAAAGTGACCTATGTTGTTATAGGGGACGGCCGTGATGAAGAATTTGCAGCAAAGCAG CACAACATGCCATTTTGGCGAATCTCTTCTCATGGAGACCTGATTTCCCTTCACCAAGCTCTGGAACTGGActtcttatag